In Bacillus toyonensis BCT-7112, a single window of DNA contains:
- a CDS encoding CsbD family protein has protein sequence MSESGLKEQITGKVEKKKGQVKEGIGEVTEDRELKNEGKWEKTKGTIKEKVGKVKQKISDGLDNKE, from the coding sequence ATGAGTGAGAGCGGTCTAAAAGAACAAATTACGGGTAAAGTTGAAAAGAAAAAAGGACAAGTAAAAGAAGGGATTGGTGAAGTTACAGAAGATAGAGAGTTGAAAAATGAAGGGAAGTGGGAGAAGACGAAGGGAACGATAAAAGAAAAAGTCGGAAAAGTTAAACAAAAGATAAGTGATGGATTGGATAATAAAGAATAA